One region of Candidatus Bathyarchaeia archaeon genomic DNA includes:
- a CDS encoding NAD(P)-binding domain-containing protein has translation MAAGVVGKATGTGLASKGHNIVFYDLDKTKTAQLSMEGYETAASVREAVDQSRITMICAPTPTVNGSVDTRTLLSISAEVGTALREKCEYHLVVVRSTIPPGITRGYVIPQIELSAQSKIGSKIGVCHNPEFLREKFALDDFLHPGAVVIGESDKTAGDRLESLYSDFGSPITRCSLETSEMIKCASNLFNAAKISFFNEIDQACKAVGVKSEEVSKLMPRLALGLRDDLKEWGIYGGRPFAGMCLPKDLEAFISYMKTKGTDLPLLSAVKDINERVRNEQRAPMVVVNV, from the coding sequence ATCGCAGCGGGGGTAGTAGGAAAAGCCACAGGCACTGGTCTCGCCTCCAAAGGACATAACATCGTCTTCTACGACCTCGACAAGACAAAGACCGCCCAACTCAGCATGGAAGGCTACGAGACCGCCGCGTCTGTCCGTGAGGCAGTGGACCAAAGCCGCATAACGATGATCTGCGCACCCACCCCCACAGTCAACGGCTCAGTCGACACACGGACTCTCCTATCCATAAGCGCAGAAGTAGGGACCGCTCTTCGCGAAAAATGCGAATACCATTTAGTTGTCGTAAGAAGCACCATACCGCCTGGAATCACGAGGGGATATGTAATACCCCAGATCGAACTGTCCGCCCAGTCGAAGATAGGCTCTAAGATCGGGGTTTGTCACAATCCAGAGTTCCTGAGAGAAAAGTTTGCCCTCGACGACTTCCTCCATCCGGGAGCTGTCGTGATCGGGGAATCGGACAAAACCGCTGGAGATAGACTGGAATCCCTCTATTCCGACTTTGGGTCTCCTATCACCCGTTGCAGCCTCGAAACCTCAGAGATGATTAAGTGCGCATCAAATCTCTTCAACGCGGCCAAGATCAGCTTCTTCAACGAAATAGACCAAGCGTGCAAGGCTGTCGGAGTCAAATCGGAAGAAGTTAGCAAACTCATGCCACGACTGGCTCTTGGATTGCGCGATGATCTGAAAGAATGGGGAATCTACGGCGGTCGCCCGTTCGCCGGCATGTGCCTCCCGAAAGATCTTGAAGCCTTCATTTCGTACATGAAGACCAAAGGAACCGACCTCCCGCTACTTTCCGCGGTCAAAGACATCAACGAAAGAGTGAGGAACGAGCAAAGGGCTCCAATGGTCGTCGTCAATGTCTAA
- a CDS encoding glycosyltransferase, producing the protein MSNVLPLIPLGVIGIITWSLWGIRRLYGANYRPFQGPYTATTSVIVPVYMEDPDVLRRAIKSYLANNIGEVILVVDSTDARNIENIKKSFPFSKYPRMKLIITDEPGKRPALAWGIREANGEIVVLSDSDTTWSENLLEEILKPFNDPRVGGVGAKQNVEDYQNSIIWRIENWLLDLRYIDFVPGMSVDGVVNCLSGRTAAYRRSLLLPLLPELTGETFLGKVCVGGDDLRLTHLLLSRGHKTVYQSTAQARTVYSGRLSNFVRRKIRWSRNSYRGNLRAFWQGWIWRKSWILPVSMFHATITPYTLAMGALATVYFALTRPGAETTIFGIAFNLPLLWLVASIGGRSFKGLSHLRQVPRDISLAVVMTFIMLFLMIPVKIFSLFTMNRQGWVGTRNSPKPTL; encoded by the coding sequence ATGTCTAACGTTCTTCCCCTCATACCACTTGGCGTCATCGGAATAATCACCTGGAGCCTCTGGGGAATCCGAAGACTCTACGGCGCAAACTATAGACCGTTCCAGGGTCCCTACACAGCCACCACATCCGTAATCGTTCCAGTTTACATGGAAGACCCCGATGTATTGCGTCGAGCGATCAAATCCTACCTTGCAAACAACATCGGCGAAGTCATTCTGGTCGTAGACAGCACTGACGCTAGGAACATTGAAAACATCAAGAAGAGTTTTCCCTTTTCGAAATATCCGAGGATGAAGCTGATAATTACTGACGAGCCTGGGAAACGACCTGCACTAGCATGGGGGATAAGAGAGGCTAATGGAGAGATCGTTGTCCTTTCAGACAGCGACACCACATGGAGCGAGAACCTGCTTGAAGAGATTCTGAAACCGTTTAACGATCCTAGGGTCGGTGGGGTTGGGGCCAAGCAGAATGTTGAGGATTATCAAAACTCGATAATATGGAGGATCGAAAACTGGCTGCTGGATCTGAGGTACATAGACTTCGTCCCCGGGATGTCAGTCGATGGAGTTGTAAACTGCCTCTCGGGTAGGACCGCCGCGTACCGTCGGTCGCTTCTCCTCCCTCTACTCCCTGAACTAACAGGAGAGACTTTCCTAGGCAAGGTCTGTGTAGGGGGAGACGATCTACGGCTTACCCACCTCCTACTCTCAAGAGGCCACAAGACTGTCTATCAGAGCACGGCCCAAGCCCGAACCGTTTACTCTGGAAGACTGAGCAACTTTGTCCGAAGAAAGATCCGTTGGAGCCGAAACAGCTACAGGGGGAACTTACGAGCCTTCTGGCAAGGATGGATCTGGCGGAAGAGCTGGATACTTCCCGTCAGCATGTTCCACGCTACCATAACGCCGTACACTCTGGCGATGGGTGCATTGGCAACGGTGTACTTTGCTCTGACCAGACCAGGAGCAGAAACTACGATTTTCGGGATTGCATTCAACCTTCCACTTCTGTGGCTTGTCGCCTCCATAGGAGGTCGCTCCTTCAAGGGTCTCAGCCACTTGCGACAGGTGCCACGCGACATATCTCTCGCAGTAGTCATGACATTCATCATGCTCTTCCTGATGATACCTGTGAAGATCTTCTCCCTGTTCACCATGAACAGGCAGGGCTGGGTAGGAACCAGAAACTCGCCTAAACCAACTCTCTGA
- a CDS encoding sialidase family protein — MTSEAPKRKGRNWKNVTLGTTTIVVILLLIVVVQVATQAPLAPTAQGTDIGNRVSSTTDWQGLAWGETWKLAQSSNGTLYTAYRSQERGGQGYKAYVDFSKDHGVTWAHLGSGAILSGTQISRVPALAIGSNDVLQVVWYGEPGAATGGVDRQIWYSRWLGNAWSTAKIIPVHLDGFQQASDPAHWQEHPDIIVDRFDPTRVYVVWEGTDMADLAIGNCRSTNCDTPMFTMSTDTGNTWSSIPGGFNGTYYKLAQPNAQSHSRPCIVQDSNAVLHVTWYGSDPGQGARSLIHYVTSADAGATWSSETAPIPANYGSDQRFPSMAADSHGRVYLVWKEKNALLSQNQTLFSFLYAGTWSTPIVIHPDQENQLNAAVQVDDQGAVYVGWNTGGPFDWSGDPPSLFDGSQIWLAKLNGTAWSAKQVTNFATNRFVSFPVGPMKASTVQMVWIEGNSPKPYSIKYTSFSF; from the coding sequence TTGACCTCCGAAGCCCCGAAACGAAAAGGGCGGAATTGGAAAAACGTAACCCTGGGAACGACCACAATTGTTGTAATTCTCCTACTCATCGTCGTCGTTCAGGTGGCAACCCAAGCGCCGCTTGCGCCAACCGCTCAAGGAACGGATATCGGAAACAGAGTCTCATCAACAACCGACTGGCAAGGCTTAGCTTGGGGAGAAACCTGGAAACTTGCACAGAGCAGCAACGGGACGCTCTACACTGCATACAGGTCGCAGGAGCGTGGAGGACAGGGATACAAGGCCTACGTGGACTTCTCAAAGGATCATGGCGTCACTTGGGCGCATTTGGGAAGTGGAGCGATTCTCTCTGGGACACAGATATCGCGGGTCCCGGCTCTCGCCATTGGAAGTAATGACGTTCTCCAGGTTGTCTGGTACGGTGAACCAGGCGCCGCGACTGGGGGAGTTGACCGTCAGATATGGTACTCACGTTGGCTTGGAAACGCATGGTCAACAGCCAAGATAATTCCCGTCCACCTAGACGGATTCCAGCAGGCTTCAGACCCAGCTCATTGGCAAGAACATCCAGACATCATTGTCGATCGATTCGACCCAACGAGGGTTTACGTGGTCTGGGAGGGCACTGACATGGCCGACCTTGCCATCGGAAACTGCAGGTCGACAAACTGCGACACTCCGATGTTCACAATGTCCACAGACACTGGAAACACATGGTCTTCAATCCCAGGAGGCTTCAATGGCACCTATTACAAACTGGCTCAGCCGAATGCGCAATCGCACTCCAGGCCCTGCATCGTGCAGGATTCAAATGCTGTTCTGCATGTAACATGGTATGGCAGCGATCCGGGGCAAGGTGCTAGAAGTCTCATCCATTATGTAACATCCGCGGATGCGGGTGCAACATGGTCCTCGGAGACGGCTCCTATCCCGGCAAACTATGGATCGGACCAACGGTTCCCCAGCATGGCAGCTGATTCTCATGGAAGAGTGTATCTTGTCTGGAAGGAGAAGAATGCGTTGTTGTCACAAAACCAGACATTATTCTCATTCTTGTATGCCGGCACGTGGTCCACGCCAATCGTGATTCATCCTGATCAAGAGAACCAGTTGAACGCCGCAGTTCAGGTCGACGACCAGGGAGCTGTGTACGTAGGATGGAACACGGGTGGACCATTCGACTGGTCAGGCGATCCCCCAAGTCTGTTTGACGGGTCGCAGATCTGGCTGGCGAAGCTCAACGGAACCGCCTGGTCCGCCAAACAAGTCACGAATTTCGCGACCAATCGCTTCGTCAGTTTTCCAGTGGGACCGATGAAAGCTTCAACCGTCCAGATGGTCTGGATTGAAGGAAACTCACCAAAGCCCTACTCGATCAAGTACACTTCTTTCAGCTTCTGA
- a CDS encoding tetratricopeptide repeat protein codes for MGLQEQMDNRRIAVLPFANMSPDARDEIFADGMTEELISTLSKIAGLRVIARTSVMRYKDSKKPIGEISKELNVSAILEGSVRKAGNKIRITIQLADPETEEQLWSEKYDRDLEDIFAVQSEIAQKVAHELEVQIKKDEKLNLGKKTTDSKEAYSLYLEGRHFLSTRTEESLRKAIERFEKALEKDPQYALAYTGVADSYAVLALLEFVPPKEAFPKARTAAEKALEIDSRLAEAHTSLGVVRFQYDWDWEGSEKELKRAIELNPSYAPAHQFYADFLKSQGRFDEALSEMGYAGALDPLSLSINTGIGHVLYLSRQYDRAIEQYRNTIKLDPNFIQARLWFGRPYLQKRMYKEAIAELSHAVDLSGESTISLAMLGHANGTAGRNNEAKRILEKLMDRSKKQYVPSYWIAMIHVGLGDKNNAFMWLERAFQERSSWLVWARVEPRFDTLRADRRLRTMLLRMRLIHAKEDVLGIRGWLKGPGN; via the coding sequence ATGGGGCTGCAAGAGCAAATGGACAATCGCAGAATAGCTGTTCTTCCCTTCGCCAACATGAGCCCAGACGCCAGGGACGAGATCTTCGCAGACGGCATGACCGAGGAACTAATCTCTACGCTCTCAAAAATTGCTGGTCTGAGAGTGATAGCACGAACCTCAGTAATGAGGTACAAAGACTCCAAAAAACCCATCGGAGAGATCAGTAAAGAACTCAACGTCTCAGCCATCCTGGAAGGAAGCGTAAGAAAAGCAGGAAACAAGATCAGAATCACTATACAACTAGCAGACCCCGAAACAGAAGAACAATTGTGGTCAGAGAAATATGACAGAGATCTAGAAGATATCTTCGCGGTCCAGAGTGAGATCGCTCAGAAGGTAGCGCACGAGCTCGAAGTCCAGATCAAGAAAGACGAGAAACTCAATCTCGGCAAGAAAACAACGGACAGCAAAGAAGCATACTCCCTCTACCTAGAAGGCCGCCACTTTCTGAGCACAAGGACGGAGGAAAGCCTGAGAAAAGCGATTGAACGATTCGAAAAAGCTCTGGAGAAGGATCCTCAATATGCGCTAGCTTACACGGGAGTAGCCGATTCGTACGCTGTTCTAGCACTCCTAGAATTTGTGCCCCCGAAGGAGGCGTTCCCGAAGGCCAGAACCGCTGCTGAGAAGGCGCTTGAGATCGACAGCAGGCTCGCCGAAGCACACACGTCACTGGGAGTTGTGAGGTTCCAGTACGACTGGGACTGGGAGGGAAGCGAGAAAGAACTCAAACGGGCCATCGAGCTCAATCCCAGCTACGCACCCGCCCACCAATTCTATGCGGACTTTCTGAAATCTCAAGGACGGTTTGACGAAGCGCTTTCGGAAATGGGCTACGCTGGCGCGCTAGATCCGCTATCGCTCTCGATAAACACCGGCATCGGACACGTTCTATATCTCAGCCGACAATACGACCGCGCAATTGAGCAGTATCGGAACACGATCAAGCTTGACCCTAATTTCATCCAAGCCCGCCTGTGGTTTGGAAGACCCTACCTGCAAAAGAGAATGTACAAGGAAGCAATTGCTGAGCTGAGCCACGCGGTAGATCTATCAGGGGAAAGTACAATTTCCCTCGCCATGCTCGGCCACGCAAACGGAACGGCTGGGCGCAATAATGAGGCGAAGAGAATTCTTGAAAAACTGATGGATCGGTCAAAGAAACAATACGTGCCGTCATACTGGATCGCAATGATACACGTGGGCCTCGGAGACAAAAACAACGCATTCATGTGGCTTGAGAGGGCCTTCCAGGAGCGATCGAGTTGGCTTGTCTGGGCAAGAGTCGAACCCAGATTCGACACTTTACGAGCAGACCGTCGGTTGAGGACGATGCTCTTGAGAATGAGGCTGATACATGCTAAGGAAGACGTATTGGGAATTCGAGGATGGCTCAAAGGCCCCGGAAACTAG
- a CDS encoding IPT/TIG domain-containing protein, translated as MRNYQRHYLFVLFFLIMMLVQLAPRIPLARAGGGLILDGTGSACSTSSSNAVNIQSSTCSPPNGLCGNHAGGVCPAGDLVILQILLNNTGMITSVLSTQGLDHWFRRASVLNDLGGRMEEWYSTTTRTISNPSIYITETVSGITVATQEFAIAGYDPYSPFDSNAVTPTIATGRSNSMSAIISTNDPQDLIFGFAYGGSGMFSPGPGFSGICLNVNPCSFLGIFADASEYELVTKTQMSSIVSIAQTNGVSWGFIADAVQSALPTSISISPAEGPVGSAVTIRGASFLGVTTVSFCGMSQPPFKIINDTAISTIAPQLLDPPNNQTCHIILSNSAGNSLAVADQFSFLPSVSSVSPAVGGNGTLVKISGSGFVGATAVGLCNIIQPRFTVVNDTQITLIVSDPGLTSSKFCDILVTNSVGKSSSSGDDVFNYVPHNQGAGTSHVPSTSANSDKILYIVLAGLGAVGLISLASVMRRWDPARKRPRNVHTKSSTSKE; from the coding sequence ATGCGAAACTATCAGCGACACTATCTTTTTGTTCTATTCTTCTTGATAATGATGCTAGTGCAACTCGCTCCACGGATCCCGCTGGCTAGGGCAGGTGGAGGTCTTATACTAGACGGGACAGGTTCAGCTTGCTCGACCTCGAGTAGTAATGCGGTTAACATACAATCGAGCACTTGCTCCCCCCCGAATGGTCTCTGCGGAAACCACGCTGGAGGAGTTTGTCCGGCAGGGGACCTAGTCATTCTACAAATACTATTGAACAACACCGGAATGATAACGAGCGTCCTTAGCACTCAAGGCCTAGACCATTGGTTCAGGCGAGCATCAGTATTGAACGATTTAGGCGGGAGGATGGAAGAGTGGTATTCCACTACAACTCGAACTATCTCGAATCCATCAATCTACATCACAGAAACTGTCTCGGGGATTACGGTGGCAACTCAAGAGTTCGCTATAGCAGGTTATGACCCATACTCTCCTTTCGATTCGAATGCCGTAACACCGACAATTGCGACTGGAAGGTCGAATTCCATGTCAGCAATCATAAGCACGAATGATCCTCAGGACCTCATTTTCGGATTCGCATATGGGGGTAGTGGAATGTTCAGCCCTGGGCCGGGGTTTAGCGGAATCTGTCTAAATGTGAATCCCTGCTCTTTCCTTGGAATCTTTGCCGATGCTTCTGAGTATGAACTCGTCACAAAAACTCAGATGAGCTCAATCGTTTCTATTGCTCAGACAAATGGAGTCAGCTGGGGATTCATTGCTGACGCTGTGCAATCAGCACTTCCCACCTCGATCTCCATCTCTCCCGCCGAAGGACCAGTGGGGTCGGCCGTAACTATTAGGGGTGCTTCTTTCCTGGGCGTAACCACTGTGAGCTTCTGTGGCATGTCCCAGCCTCCATTCAAGATCATCAACGACACTGCGATATCGACTATTGCCCCGCAACTGCTCGATCCTCCGAATAACCAGACTTGCCATATCATATTGTCAAACAGTGCAGGGAATAGCTTGGCGGTCGCCGATCAGTTTTCGTTTCTACCAAGTGTTTCAAGCGTAAGCCCCGCAGTGGGTGGCAACGGAACCCTCGTAAAGATCTCAGGAAGCGGTTTCGTAGGTGCCACTGCCGTAGGCCTGTGCAACATTATTCAGCCGAGATTTACAGTTGTCAATGACACTCAGATCACGCTGATCGTGTCGGATCCAGGATTGACTTCATCGAAGTTTTGCGATATTCTTGTAACCAACTCAGTCGGAAAGAGTTCGTCATCTGGCGACGATGTGTTCAATTACGTTCCGCACAATCAAGGCGCTGGGACCAGTCACGTTCCTAGCACCTCAGCGAATTCGGACAAGATTCTGTATATTGTCCTCGCTGGCCTTGGGGCAGTTGGACTGATCTCATTGGCTTCCGTGATGCGCAGGTGGGATCCTGCAAGAAAACGACCAAGAAATGTCCATACTAAGAGCTCGACCTCGAAGGAATAA
- a CDS encoding alkaline phosphatase family protein, which yields MRALLLSTILVAVILVSSTLAASSLSVRNSVAITRPGFAGMWFDYVVVIMLENHAIDTTYGSSCLGNCTFFNYLADTYGLADNYDAGGVSGSLGDYIAITSGDGSVTCNFAPGQNGCGPYGDANIVDRIERKHLTWKAYMEDYPTSCGSNCSPIGKCFIASSSSSGHYASIHNPFVYYQDILNNASRCSRIVPANKTILSQSQPCGSKTDPGIVETDDLLLNDLNSMTNVANYTFLTPNTVDDLHDCSSGDVSLGNHYLQHLVPQILDSTLFKSKRAALFVTFDEIDPFNSGRPNIYTVWASRNSSITQPAFKSTLNFNHFSALKTFDDNWGFLGINSTDTSASAMGVFFR from the coding sequence ATGCGCGCGCTACTTCTATCAACCATACTTGTCGCGGTAATCTTGGTATCGAGTACCCTAGCCGCCTCTAGCTTGAGTGTAAGAAATTCAGTGGCGATCACAAGACCTGGCTTTGCCGGCATGTGGTTCGACTACGTAGTAGTGATAATGCTTGAGAATCATGCCATAGACACTACCTACGGTAGTTCATGCCTTGGCAACTGTACCTTCTTCAATTATCTCGCGGACACATATGGGCTCGCTGACAACTACGATGCCGGAGGCGTGTCCGGAAGTCTAGGCGATTACATCGCCATAACATCCGGGGATGGAAGTGTGACATGTAATTTTGCGCCCGGACAAAACGGTTGCGGCCCGTATGGTGATGCTAACATCGTTGACCGGATTGAAAGAAAGCATCTGACGTGGAAAGCGTACATGGAAGACTACCCAACGAGTTGCGGTAGCAATTGCTCTCCGATAGGGAAGTGCTTCATTGCGTCCTCCTCAAGCTCTGGACACTATGCGTCAATTCACAATCCTTTCGTCTACTATCAGGACATACTCAATAATGCTAGCAGATGCTCGAGAATAGTTCCAGCCAACAAGACTATTCTCTCCCAGTCCCAACCGTGCGGAAGCAAAACAGACCCGGGGATCGTTGAGACCGACGATCTTCTCCTAAATGATCTGAACTCAATGACAAATGTTGCGAACTATACCTTTCTAACCCCGAATACCGTCGATGATTTGCATGACTGCTCTAGCGGGGATGTCTCACTCGGCAACCACTATCTTCAACATCTAGTTCCTCAAATATTAGATAGTACTCTCTTCAAGAGCAAGAGAGCCGCCCTGTTCGTTACATTCGATGAAATAGATCCTTTCAATAGCGGTCGGCCAAACATCTACACAGTTTGGGCCTCTCGTAACTCTTCAATAACCCAGCCCGCCTTTAAGTCGACACTGAACTTCAACCATTTTTCAGCTCTGAAAACTTTTGATGATAATTGGGGCTTTCTCGGCATCAATTCAACCGACACCAGTGCGTCGGCTATGGGCGTATTCTTCAGGTGA
- a CDS encoding AsnC family transcriptional regulator, producing MPELDEVDARILGILVEDGRRSFREIARRAGITTPTVQTRIKRMTDEGLILGVSPIFNPSKLQHGLVFQLYLQVNPAEIEEIARKLGKRSEVRGIYLTTGENNLALRIVASSLDDLQQFTETLDRDFGVKQNSSQMILRIFKDDQAVVVRPGMGIHLKCETCNGPIPAKPFVLRVAGHERFFCCPMCLEKFREKYEPKLKGLQLTVEAPARI from the coding sequence ATGCCCGAACTCGACGAAGTAGACGCCAGGATACTGGGGATCCTTGTTGAGGATGGGCGCCGGTCTTTTCGTGAAATCGCGCGTCGGGCCGGAATTACGACCCCAACAGTTCAGACCAGAATCAAGCGTATGACGGATGAGGGTCTAATTCTAGGAGTGTCACCCATTTTCAACCCCTCGAAACTTCAGCATGGCCTAGTCTTCCAACTGTATCTACAGGTCAATCCGGCAGAGATCGAGGAGATTGCGCGCAAGCTTGGAAAACGTTCAGAAGTGCGTGGAATATACCTCACAACGGGAGAGAACAACCTCGCTCTCCGAATCGTCGCTAGCAGTCTGGATGATTTGCAACAGTTCACGGAGACCCTTGACCGGGATTTCGGGGTTAAGCAGAACTCGAGCCAGATGATCTTGAGGATTTTCAAAGACGATCAAGCGGTCGTTGTAAGACCTGGCATGGGGATCCATCTCAAATGCGAAACCTGCAACGGACCAATTCCAGCAAAACCCTTCGTTCTAAGAGTCGCGGGTCATGAGAGATTCTTCTGCTGTCCGATGTGCCTAGAGAAGTTTCGAGAGAAGTATGAACCCAAACTGAAGGGACTGCAGCTTACTGTCGAAGCTCCGGCTCGTATCTAA
- a CDS encoding heavy metal translocating P-type ATPase, with protein MPKDPTCGMYVEEGGNALKTARYGTTYYFCSETCLVEFQAPEKAIARLKRLVALGAFLTVPIAALTYLPIISDRATNNLVMFFLSLPVQFVVGFRFYRGSYDALRSRIGNMDLLIGLGTSAAWIYSIIVTFIPGFFPGSATYFETSAIIITLIQTGNLLEYITKGKASEAVHKLLNLQPTLAHVIRDGVETRIPIEKVEVSDVLVVRPGERVPVDGRVVDGSSVVDESMITGESLPNEKRIGDEVIGATINKSGLLKIQVTKVGQDTVLSQIAKLVEEAQVGKAPLQGLADRVSAFFVPVVILIAVSSFMFWYFLARIGLAFSLLAFVSVVIIACPCALGIATPAALLVGTGKGAENGILIKGGDQLEMAHKANTVIFDKTGTLTKGKPAVTDVVPIGKLSEAQILRYAGSVEKGSEHPLAQAVVDAAQKMSVALSDPSDFEALAGLGVRASVQGREVLLGNTDLMNKFSVPVDGYAGKLTTLQLQGKTATILAVDRDPVAIIGLADTVKETAAIAVKALKSMGLEVVMLTGDNERTAKAIAHDLGIDNVISSVRPDQKEARVRNFQAEGKKVVMVGDGINDAPALAAADVGIAIGSGTDVAKETGGIILIKDDLTDVPKALLLSKATVSKIKQNLLWAFVYNVALIPIAAGILVPFLGPGIYQVLPLLAGGAMAISSVTVVSNSLLLRRFNPKNLGMGASAKRPSIAELPVVSH; from the coding sequence TTGCCGAAGGATCCAACCTGTGGCATGTATGTGGAAGAGGGAGGAAATGCCCTCAAAACCGCCCGTTACGGGACAACGTACTACTTTTGCAGCGAAACCTGCCTAGTGGAGTTTCAAGCTCCAGAGAAGGCCATTGCCCGCCTAAAGCGGCTCGTGGCCCTAGGGGCATTCCTCACGGTTCCTATCGCCGCCCTAACCTACCTCCCGATAATTTCCGACAGAGCTACCAACAACCTCGTCATGTTCTTCCTTTCTCTTCCAGTTCAGTTCGTTGTCGGATTCCGTTTCTATCGCGGAAGCTACGACGCGCTAAGATCGAGAATCGGCAACATGGACCTGTTGATCGGCCTGGGAACTTCAGCAGCCTGGATATACAGCATAATCGTAACTTTCATCCCTGGATTCTTTCCGGGTAGCGCGACTTACTTCGAGACCTCAGCTATCATTATCACACTGATCCAGACAGGGAACTTACTTGAGTACATTACAAAGGGTAAGGCTTCGGAGGCGGTTCACAAACTGTTGAATCTGCAACCTACACTGGCCCACGTAATAAGAGATGGAGTCGAGACCCGCATACCCATCGAAAAGGTCGAGGTCAGTGATGTTCTCGTTGTACGTCCAGGCGAAAGAGTCCCAGTTGACGGTAGGGTGGTTGACGGAAGCTCGGTCGTTGACGAGTCGATGATTACGGGGGAGAGTCTGCCAAATGAGAAGCGAATCGGTGACGAAGTAATAGGAGCAACGATCAACAAATCCGGTCTACTGAAAATTCAGGTGACAAAGGTCGGACAAGATACTGTTCTGTCCCAGATAGCCAAGCTGGTCGAAGAGGCACAGGTTGGAAAGGCCCCGCTCCAGGGATTGGCAGACAGGGTTTCAGCATTCTTCGTTCCCGTGGTCATACTAATCGCGGTGTCATCTTTCATGTTCTGGTATTTTCTAGCGAGAATAGGACTCGCGTTCTCACTTCTCGCGTTCGTCTCTGTAGTTATCATCGCCTGCCCCTGCGCGCTAGGAATTGCAACCCCCGCGGCTTTGCTCGTGGGGACAGGAAAGGGGGCGGAGAACGGAATCCTGATCAAGGGAGGAGACCAGCTGGAGATGGCTCACAAAGCGAACACGGTCATCTTCGACAAGACTGGAACCCTGACCAAGGGTAAGCCTGCCGTGACAGATGTTGTTCCGATCGGAAAACTTTCGGAGGCGCAGATCCTCCGCTACGCCGGGTCCGTGGAAAAGGGTAGCGAACATCCCCTAGCCCAAGCAGTTGTCGATGCCGCCCAGAAGATGAGTGTCGCCCTGTCCGATCCTTCAGATTTTGAGGCCTTGGCTGGACTCGGGGTCAGGGCTAGTGTGCAAGGACGAGAAGTATTGCTGGGCAACACTGATCTGATGAACAAGTTTTCCGTTCCGGTAGATGGCTATGCCGGGAAGCTGACAACTCTCCAGCTTCAAGGAAAAACAGCCACTATCCTTGCCGTGGACCGGGATCCTGTTGCGATCATCGGCCTTGCTGACACGGTTAAGGAAACGGCTGCCATAGCCGTCAAGGCGTTGAAATCGATGGGGCTGGAAGTAGTGATGCTCACGGGCGACAATGAACGAACCGCGAAAGCCATCGCCCATGACCTTGGAATTGACAATGTCATCTCCAGTGTCCGCCCAGACCAAAAGGAGGCGCGCGTCCGGAACTTCCAGGCAGAGGGCAAGAAGGTCGTAATGGTTGGAGACGGGATAAACGATGCCCCAGCGCTGGCCGCAGCGGACGTTGGGATAGCAATCGGTAGCGGGACCGACGTGGCAAAAGAGACTGGTGGAATAATCCTCATCAAAGACGACCTGACAGATGTTCCTAAAGCCCTACTCTTGAGCAAGGCAACTGTGAGCAAGATAAAACAAAACCTTCTCTGGGCCTTCGTCTACAACGTCGCCCTCATCCCAATTGCCGCCGGGATTCTGGTCCCGTTCCTAGGACCAGGAATCTACCAGGTCCTACCACTCCTAGCAGGAGGGGCAATGGCAATCAGCTCAGTAACAGTTGTCTCCAACTCGCTCCTGCTTCGAAGATTCAACCCAAAAAATCTAGGGATGGGAGCCAGCGCAAAAAGACCTAGCATAGCAGAGCTCCCGGTAGTTTCGCACTAG
- a CDS encoding YHS domain-containing protein, translating into MTKDPVCGMMVDERKTKFQSIYEGRNYYFCSSACKTTFDRSPQKYAGK; encoded by the coding sequence ATGACAAAAGATCCAGTCTGTGGAATGATGGTGGACGAGAGAAAGACCAAGTTTCAATCAATCTATGAAGGGAGGAACTACTACTTCTGTTCTAGTGCTTGCAAGACAACTTTCGACAGATCTCCACAAAAATACGCGGGCAAGTAG